The DNA region TTACCTGGAACCCCAGTACAGACCCCAGCATAACGCGCTACGTAGTGTACTGGAATAATAAAGCCGATTCAATAATTTACAATTCTACCAACCACAATCCGTCGGATAGTTTAACGGTTGTTGTACCAAACCTTAACGAGTATATTTATTCGTTCACCGTTTTCTCGTACGATGCAAAAGGCAACCGTTCTATTCCGCTTGATATCAATAACGTCAGGGTTTACGGGCCAATTTATCAGTCGGGCCTTTCAAACAGGGGTTATGATGTTACCAATCCATACGGCATAAGTGCCGATGGCAAGCTTACCCTTAATTTTTTAAAGGAAGACACCAGTACGCACAACGTATTTACTAATATAAAATACACCAACAAAGCCGGTAAGGAAAGCTTTGGGAAACTTAGTGCCGATAGCATGTCGGTTACCCTGGCAGATTATAAGGCAGATACCAAGATCCAGTTCCTCTCGGCCTTTAAACCAACGGTAAATGCCCTCGACACTTTTTATGTAGCTAATTATGAGGATTTCCCAACCATTAATTCTGTTGCTGTTTGTGATAAAAAACTATTCAAAAAGGTTTATTTAGCCAATGACGCCAAACCTTATGAAGGAGATACCGACATTGACAGGCTTTGGGATGGCAGTACAGGGCCGCAGGGCTTCCCTAACATTTTCCATAGTGACGGAAATGGCCCGTTGCCGGTAGTGATCACCTTTGATATGGGAGCTGTTTACAAAGGCCTTGTAGCCATTGAGGAAACAGGCCGTAACTGCTGCCACAACCCCGATGATTTTGAAGTATGGGGCATTGCGGATATTACCAATGCTGCTACTACCCTGAAAGCTAATGATGCTGGCTGGACTGCCGAAGCTATTTCCAAAGGCTGGAAACTGCTTAAAGAGATTAAAAGGACCGACGACGGCAGCGCGCCATTAAAGGTAAACTTTGATCCTAATCCTCCGGCGGTACGTTACATCCGCATCAGGATCAAACACAATTCGAACAACGAGGGTAACTACACCAATATGAGCGAGCTTACCTTCTGGAATAACGCACTACTATAATAACACCCCAATGACCGGGCTGACTTGCAGCCTGGTCATATTTTAAAAAGCATAAAGACGAAGACCTCTATAATGTTCACCCCAAAAATTCAGCAATGAAAAAACCGGCAATTATTCTCCTGTACCTGTTTTCTATAATCAAACTCAGCTTTGCTCAGCAGGCTGTTACAGTGAAAACACCCAAAGCGGTTTTGGACGATTTCATGACCAAACGCTTCGGCATGTTTATACACTTCGGACCGGTAACCTTACGCGGTACCGAAATTGGCTGGAGCCGCAACAAAGAAGTAGCGCAGGATGACTATGATAACCTGTACAAAGAGTTTAACCCGGTTTTATTTAATGCTGATGCTATTGTAAAAGCGGCCAAAGATGCAGGCATGAAATACCTGGTGATCATCGCCAAACACCAT from Mucilaginibacter sp. SJ includes:
- a CDS encoding DUF4998 domain-containing protein, yielding MKNIVRITAFCLLGYLLYGCSKQDTQFESYLNGHEVKYPGTVANAHSRPGNLRAALTWNPSTDPSITRYVVYWNNKADSIIYNSTNHNPSDSLTVVVPNLNEYIYSFTVFSYDAKGNRSIPLDINNVRVYGPIYQSGLSNRGYDVTNPYGISADGKLTLNFLKEDTSTHNVFTNIKYTNKAGKESFGKLSADSMSVTLADYKADTKIQFLSAFKPTVNALDTFYVANYEDFPTINSVAVCDKKLFKKVYLANDAKPYEGDTDIDRLWDGSTGPQGFPNIFHSDGNGPLPVVITFDMGAVYKGLVAIEETGRNCCHNPDDFEVWGIADITNAATTLKANDAGWTAEAISKGWKLLKEIKRTDDGSAPLKVNFDPNPPAVRYIRIRIKHNSNNEGNYTNMSELTFWNNALL